A window of the Capricornis sumatraensis isolate serow.1 chromosome 9, serow.2, whole genome shotgun sequence genome harbors these coding sequences:
- the NMUR2 gene encoding neuromedin-U receptor 2 gives MEKHENVSWIYQQELGDPFKEYLNNTDDYLALLCGPRRSHLFLPVTAVYALIFVVGVVGNLLVCLVILRHQTMKTPTNYYLFSLAVSDLLVLLLGMPLEVYEMWRNYPFLFGPVGCYFKTALFETVCFASILSVTTVSVERYVAVLHPFRAKLKSTRRRALRILGIVWGLSVLFSVPNTSIHGIKLHYFPNGSFIPGSATCTVIKPMWIYNFIIQVTSFLFYILPMTVISVLYYLMGLKLKKDQHLEADKVTANIQRPSRKSVTKMLFVLVLVFAICWAPFHIDRLFFSFVEEWTEPLAAVFNLIHVVSGVFFYLSSAVNPIIYNLLSHRFQAAFRTVIPPSCQQQHSHNHSPGPSVQRNIFLTECHLVELTEDAGSQFPCQLSVLSSHLPAALCTGQAPRKELSKS, from the exons ATGGAAAAACATGAGAATGTTTCCTGGATCTACCAACAGGAACTGGGAGATCCCTTCAAGGAATACCTGAACAACACAGACGACTACCTAGCTTTGCTCTGCGGGCCTCGTCGCAGCCACCTCTTCCTCCCGGTGACTGCGGTGTATGCTCTGATTTTTGTGGTGGGGGTCGTGGGCAATCTCCTGGTGTGCCTGGTGATTCTTCGACACCAGACGATGAAGACCCCCACCAATTACTACCTCTTCAGCTTGGCTGTCTCCGACCTCCTAGTCCTGCTTCTCGGGATGCCCCTGGAAGTCTATGAGATGTGGCGCAACTACCCCTTCCTGTTTGGGCCGGTGGGCTGCTACTTCAAGACGGCCCTCTTCGAGACCGTGTGCTTCGCCTCCATCCTCAGCGTCACCACGGTCAGCGTGGAGCGCTACGTGGCCGTCCTCCACCCGTTCCGGGCCAAACTGAAGAGCACGCGGCGCAGGGCCCTCCGCATCCTCGGCATCGTCTGGGGCCTCTCTGTTCTCTTTTCTGTGCCCAACACCAGCATCCATGGCATCAAGCTCCACTACTTCCCCAACGGGTCCTTCATCCCAGGCTCTGCCACCTGTACAGTCATCAAGCCCATGTGGATCTATAATTTCATCATCCAGGtcacctccttcctcttctaCATCCTCCCCATGACGGTCATCAGTGTCCTCTACTACCTCATGGGGCTCAAG CTGAAGAAAGACCAACACCTTGAGGCAGATAAAGTGACTGCAAATATTCAAAGACCATCGAGAAAATCAGTCACTAAAATGCTGT TTGTCTTGGTCTTAGTGTTTGCTATCTGCTGGGCCCCATTCCACATTGATCGGCTATTCTTCAGCTTTGTGGAGGAGTGGACTGAACCGCTGGCTGCTGTGTTCAATCTCATCCATGTGGTGTCAG GTGTCTTCTTCTACCTGAGCTCAGCAGTCAACCCCATTATTTACAACCTCCTCTCTCACCGCTTCCAAGCAGCATTCCGGACCGTGATCCCTCCTTCCTGCCAACAGCAGCACTCCCATAACCACTCACCGGGGCCATCTGTGCAGCGGAACATCTTCCTGACAGAATGTCACCTTGTGGAGCTGACTGAGGATGCAGGTTCCCAGTTCCCTTGTCAGCTGTCTGTCCTCAGCTCGCACCTTCCCGCAGCCCTCTGTACTGgacaggcacccagaaaggaaCTCTCAAAGAGTTGA